The Vibrio sp. 16 genome segment ATATCTCTGAAAGACTCGTGAGATGTTACTTTTAGAACTTTAGAGGATTGTTGGTTCCAGATCCTAGTATGGTGAGCGCATCGATTACGTAAAATGTTCATTTCCATAAGCCAGGCTCGTAATACATCGGTTTCAGTTTTATCTTCGATTCCTAATCTTGAACAGATGCGCTGGCGATATTGATCTTTGAGCATACCGTAATACTTGGACATTGTGCCAAAGTCCCAAGCTTCGATAACTACCCAAAAGGGCATTTCTTTCTCGTTCTTTTTGTGCCAAACAATACAATCTTCTTGGCTTCTTTCAATGAGTTTACTGTGTTTGTTTTGCCATTCTTCCCAAAGGCTTGGTTTATGTCCACGCTTCCTGAGAAATTTGCCATTGATGTAATCGGAATCTTTCCATGCTAATGGTTCAGGAATATCCTCCCCTGTGCCTGGCTGTTTCTTTTTGCCTCGGCCTAATTCATGTGCGATGACTGAACGAACAAATATCTCTATGCGCTCAAGGCCATCAAGCATTGCCAAGCGGAGTTTTTTATCAAAAAGGTAAAGACTGAACACTTGGTCAAACTCGGTGCCTTGTTGAAAGTGGTTGAGCCGCTTTGGTCGTTTTAAGTGCTCACACTGGATGGGTTGATATGACTCGTCTCGTTCGATAACTCTTGCTGGATACCAAAAACCACTCAGTCGGTAATATCCCACCTGTGCGAGCTTTCTTATAGCTCTTTCACGATTGTCTATCACCATGCCTCTTTCGATGAGAATATCGATGAGTTCCTCATAGTGTTTAAACTGCTTAGGCGGGGTTAGTGGCATCCTGTGTCCTTGATTTTCCTTGCTGTAAAAACGAGAACGCCCAGCCTTGATTCCAAAGTCATCTCGAAAGATAACTTCAGAAACAGGGGACTGGGCACTATTGCGGTGAAGTATTGTCTATCTGATGTGTATAGTCAATGTGAAACAGTTCACACAAATCTTCTCTGTAAGTGTTTTTCGAATACTAAAATACAATATATATGATGTTAATGGCCACTAATTGCTATATGTGGTGTTTTTCGTGATTTTTCAATTTGTGACGAAAATCTTATGCAGATTGATATATTTCTGATTCTAGCTCACTGATAGCTTCTAAGTACTGTTCTTTTCCGCCAAAGCACTTTTTGACGATCTCAGCAGGACGTCCCATTTCGTCAAAAGGCTTAACTTTGAGTACATGAATATTCTCAATCTCTTGAACGCCTTCATCTGCGTACTTGTCCAGTAGATTGTTTAACACCACCTGAGCTGTTTCACCGTACTTAGTGAAGTAGTTTCGCTTTTTGACGCTATCAGCGCGTTCTTTTCTGGTGAGTGCTGGTTGGTCATACACGACATGACAAATCATGTCGAATGGGTCGAGATCTTTGCCTACTTCCAGCTCTAACGCTTCCCAGATAATGCCTTCCTCTGCCAGTTCATCAATGATTGCTTGCTTTTTATCGGCATCTTGCCAGCGCTTAACAAAGTCATCCATTGAGGTGAACTGTTTTGCCATCGTCTTGCGGGTATAGTCTTTGAACGATTCGGTTACGAGTTTACCGTCGGCATCGTAGTATTGAACACGTTCGGCAATGGCTTTCACCGTTACACCGTTGACATGGAACTTTCTAACTCGGTTTTCATCCTGCCAATCATCATCGGAATTGCTACCGTCAGAAGGAGATGAACCTGAGTCGTATGAAGCTTCTGGTTCTTGGATGCTTTCAGGGTCGATATCTTCCCCTTCAAATGGGTCATCTTGTTCAAGCTCATCCTCACCATCGATGATCTCATCGAGTTCCTCATCGTTTTCGAAGTCTTCTGGTTTTGTCTCTTTAACTCGCTCAGGTACACCATCAAAGCGCTCATCAGCGAACAGTTCAGTTGCCTTTTTGAAGTCGAGAATGGTAAACCATAGCTTTCCGTAACGATCATCAATACGAGTACCACGACCGATGATCTGCTTAAACTTAGTCATCGACTGAATGCCTTGATCAAGAACAACCAGTTTGCAAGTTTTTGCATCGACACCAGTTGTCATAAGTTCTGAAGTGGTCGCGATAACAGGGTAAGCCTTTTTGGGGTTGATGAAGTTATCAAGCTGAGCTTTTCCGATTTCATCATCACCTGTAATTTTCATTACGTATTTTTCATTATTAGCAACTTGCTCAGGGTTGCAATTGATTAGCGCCCGACGCATACGCTCCGCATGGTCAATGTCATTACAGAACACAATGGTTTTAGCCATCGGGTCGGTACGCTTGAGGTAGCTGGTGATGGTCTTTGCAACAAGTTCTGTTCGCTCATCAATGACCATGGTTCTGTCGAAGTCTTTCTGGTTATAGATCCTGTCTTCGATGACTTCACCATGTTTATCGACTTGTCCTTTGGTTGGTCGCCAACCTTGTAAATCTACATCGATGTCCACACGCACAACTTTGTAAGGGGCTAAGAAACCGTCTTCAATACCTTGTTTTAGAGAGTAGGTATAAATGGCATCGCCAAAGTACTCGGTGTTAGACACGATATCGGTTTCTTTTGGTGTCGCGGTTAGTCCTATTTGAGTCGCTGAACCGAAATACTCAAGAATCTCGCGCCATGCGCTGTCCTCAGCGGCACTGCCACGGTGACACTCGTCAACGACAATAAGGTCAAAGAAATCAGGATCGACCTGTTTGTATGCTTTTTGATGCTCTTCTGGGCCAGTCAGAGCTTGATATAGAGCTAGATGGATTTCGTAAGCTGGATCGACTGTTCGACCAGTGACTTTGGTCATAGCGGGGCCAAACGGCTGGAAGTCGTTGGTCTTAGTTTGATCGACCAGAATGTTTCTGTCCGCTAAAAACAGGATGCGTTTTTTAGCTCGGGACTTCCATAGTCTCCAAATAATCTGGAATGCAGTGTAAGTTTTGCCCGTACCCGTTGCCATAACCAAGAGTACACGGTTTTGTCCTGCTGCGACCGCTTCCACGGTTTTGTTTATCGCTTGTAGCTGATAGTAGCGCGGAGACTTACCGCTACCATCATCATGGTAATCTTGAGTAATGACTGGAAGGTGTT includes the following:
- a CDS encoding Abi family protein; translated protein: MPLTPPKQFKHYEELIDILIERGMVIDNRERAIRKLAQVGYYRLSGFWYPARVIERDESYQPIQCEHLKRPKRLNHFQQGTEFDQVFSLYLFDKKLRLAMLDGLERIEIFVRSVIAHELGRGKKKQPGTGEDIPEPLAWKDSDYINGKFLRKRGHKPSLWEEWQNKHSKLIERSQEDCIVWHKKNEKEMPFWVVIEAWDFGTMSKYYGMLKDQYRQRICSRLGIEDKTETDVLRAWLMEMNILRNRCAHHTRIWNQQSSKVLKVTSHESFRDIKENSNTLSRLYGVIRAMWFLIEQIGPSSCWFDDVNSLIKEFPHVPGCPLSSLGKPTE
- the hsdR gene encoding EcoAI/FtnUII family type I restriction enzme subunit R; translated protein: MVNTINKAKLSETDIITKFILPAIKGAGWDDMSQIRQEVKLRDGKVIVRGQAAARKKVKSADIVLYHKPSMPLAVVEAKANKHEVGKGMQQGLDYASLLEVPFVFASNGDGFIFHDKTNPAQLETEIRLEDFPTPQQLWDKYCVWKGYKTEHLPVITQDYHDDGSGKSPRYYQLQAINKTVEAVAAGQNRVLLVMATGTGKTYTAFQIIWRLWKSRAKKRILFLADRNILVDQTKTNDFQPFGPAMTKVTGRTVDPAYEIHLALYQALTGPEEHQKAYKQVDPDFFDLIVVDECHRGSAAEDSAWREILEYFGSATQIGLTATPKETDIVSNTEYFGDAIYTYSLKQGIEDGFLAPYKVVRVDIDVDLQGWRPTKGQVDKHGEVIEDRIYNQKDFDRTMVIDERTELVAKTITSYLKRTDPMAKTIVFCNDIDHAERMRRALINCNPEQVANNEKYVMKITGDDEIGKAQLDNFINPKKAYPVIATTSELMTTGVDAKTCKLVVLDQGIQSMTKFKQIIGRGTRIDDRYGKLWFTILDFKKATELFADERFDGVPERVKETKPEDFENDEELDEIIDGEDELEQDDPFEGEDIDPESIQEPEASYDSGSSPSDGSNSDDDWQDENRVRKFHVNGVTVKAIAERVQYYDADGKLVTESFKDYTRKTMAKQFTSMDDFVKRWQDADKKQAIIDELAEEGIIWEALELEVGKDLDPFDMICHVVYDQPALTRKERADSVKKRNYFTKYGETAQVVLNNLLDKYADEGVQEIENIHVLKVKPFDEMGRPAEIVKKCFGGKEQYLEAISELESEIYQSA